In Candidatus Methylomirabilota bacterium, the following proteins share a genomic window:
- a CDS encoding adenylate/guanylate cyclase domain-containing protein, which yields MTRVPLTTKIGLVIVAVLIIGFGASTILTIRQESALLVEQNKQAARRLTEAMIASIESAMLQERPDVTRMLISDLKSSSAVGGLDIYRRNGVEAFTDLATLNEVEKNAGLSKEVFDSIAKMERPAGPSMAGRPLFQAAVETLQPQELLEKRDGATVFTVVRPVLNQEKCQGCHGSDHKVRAVVRVATSMEPVFAEVRQQRNRQMMVGGLTILAAGAVLWVAMRQVVVKPVRQVAGVARRIGAGDFAARVKLAGPGDELHDLGGALNEMSETLARARDDLAARNAELASTLESLQASRRQVELLQQLKGELSKFVPDAVKALLERDPNATELEKRTEEVSVLFLDIAGYTKLSEQLPPEQLNQLVQTYFSSFLEIIRAHHGDVNETAGDGLMVIFQRAAQDKADRSSQDHAVNATRAAFAIRQKTLDLNEQYRASMQPIALHMGINSGEALVGATKLGGAGAQRWTFTATGPVTNQAARFAGFAQGGEIIIGPKTADRIRGVFVLEALGPKSFKNVSEAIPVFRLIPPGVYEKIV from the coding sequence ATGACCCGCGTCCCGCTCACCACGAAGATCGGGCTCGTCATCGTCGCCGTGCTCATCATCGGCTTCGGCGCCTCGACAATCCTGACCATTCGCCAGGAATCGGCCCTGCTGGTCGAGCAGAACAAGCAGGCGGCGCGCCGCCTCACCGAGGCCATGATCGCCAGCATCGAGAGCGCGATGCTGCAGGAGCGGCCCGACGTCACGCGCATGCTGATCAGCGACCTCAAGAGCTCGTCCGCGGTGGGTGGGCTCGACATCTACCGGCGCAACGGCGTGGAGGCCTTCACCGACCTGGCCACCCTGAACGAGGTGGAGAAGAACGCGGGTCTCTCGAAGGAGGTCTTCGACTCCATCGCCAAGATGGAGCGCCCGGCCGGGCCCTCGATGGCCGGCCGCCCGCTCTTCCAGGCGGCGGTGGAGACGCTTCAGCCCCAGGAGCTGCTGGAGAAGCGCGACGGCGCCACGGTCTTCACCGTGGTCCGCCCGGTGCTGAACCAGGAGAAGTGTCAGGGCTGCCACGGCTCGGATCACAAGGTGCGGGCGGTAGTGCGCGTGGCCACGAGCATGGAGCCGGTCTTCGCCGAGGTGCGCCAGCAGCGCAACCGCCAGATGATGGTGGGCGGCCTGACCATCCTCGCCGCGGGCGCGGTCCTGTGGGTGGCGATGCGCCAGGTCGTCGTGAAGCCGGTGCGGCAGGTCGCGGGCGTGGCGCGGCGCATCGGGGCCGGGGACTTCGCGGCGCGCGTCAAGCTGGCCGGGCCGGGCGACGAGCTCCACGACCTGGGCGGGGCGCTCAACGAGATGAGCGAGACCCTGGCGCGCGCCCGCGACGACCTCGCCGCGCGCAACGCCGAGCTGGCCTCCACGCTCGAGAGCCTGCAGGCCTCGCGCCGCCAGGTCGAGCTGCTCCAGCAGCTCAAGGGGGAGCTGTCGAAGTTCGTCCCCGACGCCGTCAAGGCGCTCCTCGAGCGTGATCCCAACGCCACCGAGCTCGAGAAGCGCACGGAGGAGGTCTCCGTCCTCTTCCTCGACATCGCCGGCTACACCAAGCTCTCCGAGCAGCTCCCGCCGGAGCAGCTGAACCAGCTGGTCCAGACCTACTTCTCGTCCTTCCTCGAGATCATCCGCGCCCACCACGGCGACGTGAACGAGACGGCGGGCGACGGGCTCATGGTGATCTTCCAGCGAGCCGCCCAGGACAAGGCGGACCGCTCCAGCCAGGACCACGCGGTCAACGCGACCCGCGCCGCCTTCGCCATCCGCCAGAAGACGCTCGACCTCAACGAGCAGTACCGCGCGTCGATGCAGCCGATCGCGCTGCACATGGGGATCAACTCGGGCGAGGCGCTGGTGGGGGCGACCAAGCTCGGCGGAGCCGGGGCGCAGCGGTGGACCTTCACCGCCACCGGGCCCGTGACGAATCAGGCCGCGCGCTTTGCCGGCTTCGCGCAGGGGGGCGAGATCATCATCGGCCCCAAGACCGCCGACCGCATCCGCGGCGTCTTCGTCCTGGAAGCGC